The sequence tttcattaaaactttCATTTTCGTGTACTTTCGATTATTATGAAACATGAAAaacatatttgataataatttttaattccattttttttatttttagccgGCTAGAATCGATTTGAGCCCACTGTGcgccgtcatcaaagtgacccgatctgcaccacgtggaaaatgacgatcggattttgtacatcatgtggccctgaaaaggctgattttttaaaataaaatttgaacttttactttttatgtatgaatatgtgtatatgtatgtttcgtgtatgtgtgggtttatgagtatagatgaatgtgatcttctgttgacttcagtaAAATTGGTGCATCAGTTATCCattatattcagatcagtaagtacaaatttccaccgatgaatttcagagccacatggtgtacaaaatccgatcgtcattctccacgtggtgcagatcgggtcactttgatgacagcggtatgattgagttcaacatgaataaaatcaatgtgcaatatcatattgatactcaaaattcatgatattaaaaaaataccgtatttacttgctaaaataccttaaaatgcagtgcaaatttcaaactcgtgtgcaatcaacaaaaaacatcgtatcgacatgtttttttttaaattgctcagaaaagaatgaactttaagaatctgaattaatattagcaagattttaacgagaaacttgtgcaaaatggtaacaaacttttatttttttcaattaaaaaacacatgtttggttttcatgcgatacaaaaggttcgcacttaagaaatcaaactttcgcgtagggattctcaaagtagagtctttgccctttaattaaaaaaaaagtacatgtaatttggatgatttttcgcaaagttgcatcactttaaaGATTACCTAAAAAtcgatcaaaaattttgtttcgtttttttttgcgccagtgtatttcTGTGGTCTTAGATGACAGATCGTAAAGAtttgtcataaatattataaaaatatttataaaaaaaaaagatggcGTTGGTTGGTATGGTAGGGTTTTTGTGTGCTCCGGAGTGAGGGGTCAAGTTCACGCGGGTGTAAAGAGTGAGAAGATTGATAGGTGGAGGATTAAAAAAAGGATGTGGAAAAGACGATGTGAAAATGGAAGGATGTAAGTGGAGCAAAGTGAAGAGAAGAtataagagaaagaaaagtgaAGGTTGCAGAACGTGGAAAAAgaggacagagagagagagcgccgGAGCAAAAAGACATAGGAGCTGTATTCAGTAAGCGAAGAGTGGAGTGACAGCGGTTACGTGGAGAAGAGAGTGGTAGCACTGGGCCGGAGGGGAGCAGAGATTGGTGGAAGGACGTGGTGACGTGTGACGCAGGAGGACGGTAGACGGCACTAGTGCTACTTTCGAACGCACCTGGAACGATGGACCGAGGTATCGAGACATCGAGGGCAGAACGCATCAATAGGAGAGGTGGTAAAATGCAGGTCAAAGTGGTAGGAAGCGGCACAGAAGGACGGTAGATGGCGGTGATAGCAGAGAAGGGTGATAGAGAGAATCGATGGACGATTATCGGAAGTTCGAGAGATCGAGGGCAGAGCGGATCAATAGGAGAGGTGGTGGAGCACATGTCGAGGTGGTGAGAAGTGAGATATAAAGATAAACCTGCATAAAGTACGAAGCGGTAAACAGGTTAGACATTGAGCAAGAAGAGAAGAGCaaggaaaagaaaatagaagacATGGAGGAGATATTGGGAGAGATGAGGTTGATGAAGAGGAGCTTGGAGGAGCTAGTTGAGGTGTTGAAAGGGAGATGCAAGAGGAAATGGTGGCGGTGGAGGGAGAGTGGAAAAGGTTAGGAGAGGAAGTGTGGAAGGCGCGAGGAAAGGATCGACGAGGACAAGCAGGAGGAGACAGGAGGTAGAGAGggaagaggagaggaggagggaaGGATTGCAGCAGGAGGAACGGACGGCAAGGGAGAAGATAAGAAGGAAAAACGAGAAGATTATGGAGGACAAGGGAAGATGATCAGGAGGAAGGAGGAGGGAGCACATAGGGAGAGGAAGCAAAGGAAGAGGGAGACGACGGGAGAGAAGAAGGCAGCAGCGAAAAGTATGGAAAGGAAGGGGGAAGCGGAGAAGGGAAGAAGCAGTGGAGGGAAGAGCAGAGAAGTGAGTGGTAAAgaacagaaagagaaaaagagagaagtgGAGGAGGAGAACGAAGAGGtgaaggaggagaagaagagagagatagagaaggcAGATAAAAGAGGAGAAAGCGAGGAGACTGAAGAGGATAGTAGGAGTCATAGGAAGAAGACAGGAGGAAGGCAAGAGGAGATAAAAGGGAAGGACGGAGGAAAAGAGTGGTGGAGATTGGAGAAAGAAGCGGGGAAAGAACGGAGAAgcaggaaaaaagaaaagacgaGCAAAGAGTGGAGAGTGACAAAAGAAAAAGCCAGGAGAAGGCTagaggaaagagaggaaagagcGAGGAGATACAAGGAAAGAGAGGCAAGGAtgcgagagaggagagaaaaagaggggaaaagaagaagagagaagaggataATATAGAGAGGAGTGGATGGTAAGGACgcagaagagagaagagactTAGTGGAGATGATCATCATGGAGAATACATTGGGCAAGATAGTTGGAATAAGATAAatagaggagagaagaggcgAAGACGGAAGACAGGTTCTGATCATGGAATTGGAGGAGGTAGAGGACAAGAAGGAGATATTGAGGAGGAATATGGAGATACGGGGAGAGTGGGGGATAGGAGTAGACGAGGATTTGTCGATGGAGAAGAAGAGAGCAAGATGGAGGATGGTGGAACAGGCAAAGGGGAAACAAGTGCGACTGACTAATAGGAAATTATGGGTAGACCGGGTAAAATGGTCATGGGatgaaggggaaaaaaaagggaaggaAGAATAATGGAAGAATGGAAGAAGAcaaggaggaagagagaaaaggggAAATGGAGTGGGGAAAGTTACAAGCGGTAGAGGCGCAAGGAGGGGAAGGAGGAGCAGATTGTAATGGTCGCAAATGGCCAGACCGGTTacgaggaaaagagaaaatttttttttaagagatggctaaatattaaatgtatatgtattttttccgTACATAGATGTATATATGTGTTCTTGGAGTGTGGTAGAAAGGCGGTTCGTGTAAAGGGTTTGGTAGCTCCTGTAAAACACCCCGGCAACCCTAAGGGGAGTCcggaataaagatatatataaaaatatttataaaatatttataaatatttacaaaatattactacaaatctttattttttatttaccataaatattgtataaaatatttagtccatattttaataatatgttgaataaagattttttcttcatgtTTATAAAAGGGAGTGTCGCAGATGTGCACAGATCGAAACGGACACCATCATCAGATTGCTGAGTTAGAGTTAGgatgaatttatagaattttattggTGGTGTTCGTTTCgatctgtgcgcatctgagCGACTCactcatataaaatatgtataaaatatttataatatttttaaaaaataaatagaaataaatatttataaatatttatcataaatattgtgtgctgtctgggttacgcattactttttaaataatcaacgcgttttttttcattacgcattacgttctaaataattaa is a genomic window of Monomorium pharaonis isolate MP-MQ-018 chromosome 7, ASM1337386v2, whole genome shotgun sequence containing:
- the LOC105828322 gene encoding vicilin-like seed storage protein At2g18540; amino-acid sequence: MIRRKEEGAHRERKQRKRETTGEKKAAAKSMERKGEAEKGRSSGGKSREVSGKEQKEKKREVEEENEEVKEEKKREIEKADKRGESEETEEDSRSHRKKTGGRQEEIKGKDGGKEWWRLEKEAGKERRSRKKEKTSKEWRVTKEKARRRLEEREERARRYKEREARMRERREKEGKRRREKRII